A portion of the Chromobacterium sp. IIBBL 290-4 genome contains these proteins:
- the flgK gene encoding flagellar hook-associated protein FlgK — MSIIGADVFSIGLSGLNAAQNALSITGNNISNVNTAGYNAEYMTQASRTPVNAGFGYLGQGVDATSVLRTYNQYLTSQVQTTQAANSNYSTQYQQLQQISNMIQNTTQSVSPAIQNFFSAMQTLTQQPNSVSSRQTVLGMAQNLATTMTSMNSQLVQIQQGVNGQIQSTAQSINSIAQQIAALNQQIGAATGGNPNGSQPNTLLDQRDQAVTQLNQLVGASVSKNSDGSYNISIAGGQPLVVGTSTYALQTQQDPNNPSNYLLNLAGPNNTLTPLPDNLFNGGQLTGLLNFRDGQLSQTQNQLGSLAINFSAAMNYQNSVGMDLKGNVATGATVPIFQDLSAYASKPQYAAGQFAVVMSDPTALACASNLAPTGGAGGTGVTMSGVWSTIPGSVSTQMNQTPPVLTTAATHPSIGMTNMTISASATNPVTMTATIAGGSAAGGPYNVVVDPNLPNAYKIQTTANPAQDLGIGFQLSGNPANGQTFTVGQATSTAQSGDGNNLRQLTAQQNINLVNGQSYQGYYSTMVASVGSTTSTVNLQYQTSQTALQQAQTNNSNASGVNLDQEAANLIKYQQSYQACSKVIQIAQSTFSTILNALS; from the coding sequence ATGTCTATCATCGGCGCGGATGTATTTAGTATCGGCTTGAGCGGTTTGAATGCCGCTCAGAATGCCCTATCCATAACCGGCAACAATATATCCAATGTCAATACTGCCGGTTACAATGCCGAGTACATGACGCAGGCATCCCGCACGCCGGTTAACGCGGGTTTTGGCTATCTTGGCCAGGGCGTCGACGCCACCAGTGTGCTGCGTACCTACAACCAGTATTTGACCAGCCAGGTGCAAACCACCCAGGCGGCCAACAGCAACTACTCGACTCAATATCAGCAGTTGCAGCAAATTTCCAATATGATCCAGAACACCACGCAAAGCGTGAGTCCTGCGATCCAGAATTTTTTCAGCGCGATGCAGACGCTGACGCAGCAGCCTAACTCGGTGTCCAGCCGCCAGACCGTTCTGGGCATGGCGCAAAACCTGGCTACGACGATGACGTCGATGAATTCGCAATTGGTGCAGATCCAGCAGGGCGTGAATGGCCAAATTCAGAGCACAGCCCAGAGCATCAATTCGATTGCGCAGCAAATCGCCGCCTTGAATCAGCAAATCGGCGCGGCTACAGGCGGGAACCCTAACGGCTCGCAGCCGAATACGCTGCTGGATCAGCGCGACCAGGCCGTCACGCAGCTGAATCAGCTGGTGGGCGCCTCGGTCTCGAAAAATAGCGATGGGTCTTACAATATCAGCATCGCCGGCGGCCAGCCTTTGGTGGTCGGGACCAGCACTTACGCCCTGCAAACACAGCAAGACCCCAATAATCCGAGCAATTATCTGCTCAATCTTGCCGGCCCCAATAATACGCTTACGCCGCTGCCTGATAATCTGTTCAATGGCGGGCAGCTGACCGGTTTGCTTAATTTCCGCGACGGCCAGTTGTCTCAGACCCAAAATCAATTGGGCTCGCTGGCGATCAACTTTTCCGCGGCGATGAACTACCAGAACTCGGTAGGCATGGACTTGAAGGGCAATGTGGCGACGGGCGCGACAGTGCCGATTTTCCAAGATCTATCCGCGTATGCGAGCAAGCCGCAGTATGCCGCCGGCCAATTCGCCGTGGTGATGTCCGATCCGACTGCCCTGGCGTGCGCTTCCAATCTTGCGCCGACGGGCGGGGCGGGCGGCACAGGCGTCACGATGAGCGGTGTCTGGTCTACGATTCCGGGCAGCGTATCGACCCAGATGAATCAGACGCCGCCTGTGCTGACCACAGCGGCGACGCACCCGTCGATTGGCATGACCAATATGACGATAAGCGCATCCGCCACCAATCCGGTGACTATGACGGCCACCATCGCAGGTGGCTCGGCGGCGGGCGGGCCCTATAATGTAGTGGTCGATCCTAACTTGCCGAATGCCTATAAAATTCAAACCACGGCCAATCCGGCTCAGGATTTAGGCATAGGCTTCCAGCTCTCCGGCAACCCGGCGAATGGCCAGACTTTCACCGTAGGCCAGGCAACCAGCACTGCGCAGTCTGGCGATGGCAATAATTTGCGCCAACTGACTGCCCAGCAGAATATCAATTTGGTTAATGGCCAATCGTATCAAGGCTATTACTCGACCATGGTCGCGTCGGTGGGTAGTACAACTAGTACGGTGAATTTGCAGTATCAGACATCGCAGACAGCCTTGCAGCAAGCGCAAACCAACAACTCCAATGCTTCCGGCGTGAACCTGGACCAAGAGGCGGCGAACTTGATTAAGTATCAGCAGTCTTACCAGGCGTGCAGCAAGGTGATACAGATTGCTCAGAGCACGTTCAGCACCATTCTGAACGCCCTGTCCTGA